One Rosa chinensis cultivar Old Blush chromosome 3, RchiOBHm-V2, whole genome shotgun sequence DNA window includes the following coding sequences:
- the LOC112192192 gene encoding protein DETOXIFICATION 21: MGEEDIKRKLLIKEEDEREHDLGLQYRVWNESKKIWVIAGPAIFTRFSTFGTNVVSQAFIGHIGSTELAAYSLVVTVLVRFANGILLGMASALETLCGQSYGAKQYDMLGVHLQRSWVVLFVSAFFLVPICIFTTPILEALGQEQNIAQVAGYISLWVIPVIFAFVLSFTCQMYLQAQSKNLIIAYLSAISIAIHILLSWLLTVKYQLGIPGAMVSTIFAFWIPNIGQLLFVICGGCPQTWKGFSMLAFKDLWDVVKLSLSSGVMLCLELWYNTVLVLLTGSMENAEVSIDALSICLNINGWEMMISLGFLAAASVRVSNELGRGSSKGAKFSIVVIVFTSFAIGVVLFFIFLFLRERLSYIFTNDEEVAKAVADLSPLLAFSILLNSVQPVLSGVALGAGWQSTVAYVNIACYYLIGIPVGVVLGYVVNLQVKGVWIGMLFGTFVQTIVLLILTYRTDWDNQVTIARNRVNKWAVKDSGDPSSDS, translated from the exons ATGGGGGAGGAAGACATAAAGAGGAAACTGCTGAtaaaggaagaagatgaacgTGAACACGATTTGGGTTTGCAATACAGAGTGTGGAATGAAAGCAAGAAGATTTGGGTGATAGCTGGACCTGCTATATTCACCAGATTCTCTACTTTTGGAACAAATGTGGTCAGTCAAGCCTTCATTGGTCACATTGGCTCTACTGAGTTAGCTGCATATTCACTTGTCGTTACTGTACTGGTCAGGTTCGCAAATGGCATCCTG CTGGGAATGGCTAGTGCGCTGGAAACTCTTTGTGGTCAATCATATGGTGCAAAACAATATGACATGCTTGGGGTACATCTTCAGAGATCATGGGTAGTGTTGTTTGTCAGCGCATTCTTCCTTGTTCCTATTTGCATCTTTACAACTCCAATCTTAGAGGCCTTAGGACAGGAACAGAATATTGCACAAGTGGCGGGCTATATTTCTCTCTGGGTAATCCCGGTGATTTTCGCCTTTGTTTTATCCTTTACCTGCCAAATGTACTTGCAAGCACAGAGCAAAAATTTGATCATAGCTTACTTGTCAGCAATTTCAATTGCAATCCACATCCTCCTTTCATGGCTTTTGACTGTGAAATATCAGCTTGGGATTCCTGGCGCAATGGTGTCCACAATTTTTGCATTTTGGATTCCCAACATTGGTCAACTTTTATTTGTTATATGTGGAGGATGCCCACAGACATGGAAAGGCTTCTCGATGTTAGCTTTTAAAGATCTCTGGGATGTCGTCAAGCTTTCTCTGTCTTCTGGTGTTATGCTTTG TCTGGAGCTTTGGTACAATACGGTCTTGGTTCTTTTAACTGGAAGTATGGAAAATGCTGAGGTTTCTATCGATGCTCTTTCTATCTG TCTCAACATCAATGGGTGGGAAATGATGATATCCCTTGGCTTCTTGGCTGCAGCAAG TGTACGAGTGTCAAATGAGCTTGGACGAGGTAGCTCAAAAGGGGCGAAGTTCTCAATTGTGGTTATAGTGTTCACATCATTTGCCATCGGTGTTGtgttgttcttcattttcctaTTCTTGAGGGAACGTCTATCCTACATCTTTACCAACGACGAAGAGGTAGCCAAAGCAGTTGCTGACTTGTCACCATTATTGGCCTTCTCCATATTGTTGAACAGTGTTCAGCCTGTGCTCTCCG GAGTTGCTCTGGGAGCTGGATGGCAGAGTACTGTAGCATATGTGAACATAGCATGTTATTACCTTATAGGCATTCCCGTTGGAGTTGTGCTTGGTTATGTTGTCAACCTACAAGTCAAA GGTGTTTGGATTGGAATGTTGTTCGGAACATTTGTGCAAACGATTGTACTACTAATACTCACCTACAGAACTGATTGGGATAATCAG GTAACAATAGCTCGTAATCGTGTTAACAAGTGGGCCGTTAAAGATAGTGGAGACCCAAGCTCCGACTCATAA